Genomic DNA from Streptomyces venezuelae:
TTGCGCGGGAACAGCAGCAAATCCGCGGCGCGGCCGGGGCCGATCACGCGCGGCAGCGTCCAGGAGACGCCCGAGTCGGCGGTCAGGGCGACGCCCGCGAAGGACGTGTTGAACTTGGCCGTGTCCGCGACCACGCGGTAGTCGGCGGCGAGCGCGAAACCGAGGCCCGCACCCGCGGCGACACCGTTGACGCCCGCCACGACCGGCTTCCGCATGCCGGTCAGCGCCCGGACGATGGGGTTGTAGTGCTCACGGACCGTGCTCATCGTCTGCCCGGTGCCCGCCTCGCGGTCCGCGGCCAGGCTGCCGATGTGCTCCTTGAGGTCCTGGCCCACACAGAAGGCACGGCCTGTCGCGGTGAGCAGGACCGCGCGCACGGTCTCGTCGGCGGCGGCCGCGAGCACGGCCTCCCGCAGGGCGACCTTGGCCTCCGTGTTCATGGCGTTCATCGCCTCGGGACGGTTGATGGTGATCGTCGCGAGTCCGTCGTGCACCTCGTAGAGCACGCTGTCGGCCATGGTGGCCCCCTCCGCTGGTCCAGTACGTAGGAGCTCAGCATGACGGAGATCATCGGGGTCCGGCATGAGCCCATCCATGTGACCTGCGTCAAACAAATCCGGGCCCCTGGGGCGTATGGGACGGCGAAGTATCGCAGCCACATCGCCGAATTGAGTGGTTTTGCGGGCGCGCGTTGCCCAAGCGATGCCGACCGATGTTGGTCATCGGGTCCTGCCATGCGGGATAATGGCCTGGAAGCAATGTGTTCGATGCCGGTGACACCTGGGTTGTCGGCTGCGATGAGCTGGTTTCAGGAAGGGGAACGAGCATGGCGGCCATGAAGCCGCGGACGGGCGACGGCCCGCTCGAGGTGACCAAGGAGGGGCGGGGCATCGTCATGCGCGTTCCGCTCGAAGGCGGCGGACGACTTGTCGTCGAACTGACTCCGGACGAGGCCGACGCGCTCGGCGACGCCCTGAAGAAGGTCGTCGGCTGACGCGGAAGCGCGCTCCATACTTTTCCACTGCCCCGGCATCGTACGACGATGCCGGGGCAGTGGTCTTTTCCGGGTCCGGGATCCCGGAACCGCTGTGCGCGGGCCCCGCGCTAGCGCTTGACGGCGCAGAGCAGGCCGTCGCCGACGGGCAGCAGCGACGGCACCAGGTCCGGGCTCTCGCGCACGGTCCGCAGCAGATCGCGCAGGTGCAGGACCTCCACCGGCTGGGGTCCCGAGTCGACGGTCCTGCCGTCCGCGAAGACGCCCTCGAAGCAGACGAGCCCGCCGGGTCGCAGCAGGCGCAACGATTCAGCGAGATATTCCAGGGACTCCAGGCGGTCGCCGTCGCAGAACACGAGGTCGTACCCGCCGTCCGCCAGACGCGGCAGCACGTCGAGGGCGCGGCCCGGGATGAACCGCGCCCGGTTGCCCGCGAAGCCGGCCGCCCGGAAGGCCTGACGGGCGAACTGCTGGCGGTCCGGCTCGGGATCGACGGTGGTCAGCACGCCGTCGGGCCGCATGCCGTGCAGCAGGTGGATGCCCGACACTCCCGTACCCGTACCGATCTCGGCCACCGCTTTCGCGTCAGCCGTGGCGGCGAGCATGCGCAGCGCGGCGCCGGTGCCGGGGGACACCGAGGGCAGGCCCGCCTCCCGGGCCCGGTCCCGGGCCCAGCGCAGCGCCTCGTCCTCGGCGACAAAGGCGTCGGCGAACGCCCATCCCGTCTGCCGGTTGCCGGTAATGGCCCTCTCCTGTCCCCGTGGTTGCCTGGCCGTGACTGTATCCGTTGGGCGCGGGAACCCGCAGATGGGACCGCGCGTTTACAGGGGGTGGGAGCACAGCGGGGGTAACAGATGGATCAAGACTTCAAGCGGGCGGCTCGCAGGGGCAGGACACCTGCCACGAAGCCCGTACCAAATTCACGTAAAAACGCTTATCCGGAGCTAACGGGCGAGGTGGTTATGGTAGGGGCTCCACTGGACACCACCAGAGCCGACAGGGGAGGTGCGGCTGCGTCTGCGAATCGGGGAGGAGTGCTCCGGCGCTTTCTCGGATTGGCGGGTGAGCCGAAATCCGTGACCGACACCGCTGACCGCATCCGTGCCAACGACTCCGCTCAGACCGCGACCTTTGCCGCTGACGCGGAATCGCAGGCGTGGACTCCGCCCACCTGGGAGGAGATCGTCAGCACGCACAGCGGCCGCGTATACCGCCTGGCGTACCGCCTGACCGGCAATCAGCACGACGCCGAGGACCTCACCCAAGAGGTCTTCGTCCGTGTCTTCCGGTCCCTCTCGACCTACACCCCCGGCACGTTCGAGGGCTGGCTGCACCGCATCACCACGAACCTCTTCCTGGACATGGTGCGCCGCAAGCAGCGCATCCGGTTCGACGCGCTCGGGGACGACGCCGCGGAGCGGCTGCCCAGCCGTGAGCCGTCGCCCCAGCAGGTGTTCAACGACACGCACTTCGACGCGGACGTCCAGCAGGCGCTGGACACCCTCGCGCCCGAGTTCCGTGCGGCCGTCGTCCTCTGCGACATCGAAGGCCTGTCGTACGAGGAGATCGCCGCGACCCTCGGCGTCAAGCTCGGTACGGTCCGCAGCCGTATCCACCGGGGCCGCTCGCAGCTGCGCAAGGCTCTCCAGCACCGGTCTCCCGAGGCCCGCGCCGAGCGCCGTTCGCTCGCGGTCACGGGTGCCGTGGCGCTGGGAGGAGGGGGCGCGACCGCGTGAGTGGATCACGGTCGAATCCTGCCGAACGGCACGTAGCCGAGGCCGAGCAGCATCTGGGGGACCGGCTCGCCGCCCTTGTGGACGGCGAGTTGGGCCATGACGCGCGCGAGCGCGTCCTCGCGCATCTGGCGACCTGTCCGATGTGCAAGACCGAGGCGGACGCGCAGCGCCGCCTGAAGAGCGTCTTCGCGCAGGCGGCCCCGCCGCCGCCCACCGAGAGCTTCCTCGCCCGTCTCCAGGGCCTTCCCGGTCTTCCTGGGGGCGGTTCAGGGCCGCCCGGAGGACCCGACGCCGACGACGGCTTCGCCACGGGAGCGACCGACTCCGCCGGGCTCCCGCGGAACGGGATCTTCGGCGTGAGCACGGAGCCCTTCGTGGAGTACGTGCCCGCGGGCGCCCACGCCGCGGTGCTGCCCAGCGAGCAGCGCGGCTTCCGCATCCACGACGTCGCCCGCCGGTCCGAGGCGGAGCGTCCGGCCTGGCGCGGACGCCGGTTCGCGTTCGCGGCGGCCGGTGCGGTGTCGATGGCCGCGATCGCGCTCGGCGGTGTCACGGTCGGCGTCCCCACCGACTCGTCGGGCGACACCCGCGCGGGCGGCTCCGGGAGCAATGTGACGCCGCAGCGCAGTCAGGGGTCCGGCACCGCCGCGACCCCCGACTCCGTGCGCCGTCGTGGCGCCGGCAATCCGCTGTCGGTGCAGGGCCAGCGTCCCGGTGCGCTGTCGGCGCCGGTCGCGCCGACGGAGGTCACGGGCCCGTTGCTGCCGGGCGCGCCCTCGCAGCCCTTCCGCTCCCACGCTCCCGTGTACGAGCTGACGACCCCGATGCTCGCGGGCGCCGCCGCCATCTCCCCCCTCATACGCCCGGCGCCGCCCGGCCGTCACACCTCCGCCCTGCCCGGCATCAAGCTGCCGCGGGCGTCGGACGCGGTGGTGCCGGGGGACGCGGATCCGGTGCGAGCCGGAGCGGCGGCCCAGGGCACCGGACCACTGAAGGGCACGTCGCAGGTCCACTGACGCGACGGCGCCCTGCGCTTCCGCGCGGGAACCTGGTTGAATCCTCGGTGGGCCGTGCCCGCCGGGGATTCGGCGGTCACGGGGTTGAACATGCAAACGGCGTCCGCCGCGGGCCAGTTGTGGGGAGAACATGGACGACGGGAAGCCCACGAAGGCGAACTGGTGGAGCCGCCCGCGGCCGGACACGCGGGGCACGTCGGACGACCCCGCGGTACAGCCCCCGCACCCCGTTGACGTCCCGCCGGACGCTCCGGCGCCACGGGACGGCACCGCCGAGGTCCCGGCCCAGTCCGACGGCACGTGGGCCGAGCCGGCGCACCGCACCGACCTGCCGTCCGGCCAGACGCAGGCACCGGCCGCTCCGGCGGTACCGGACCGGTCCGCCGAGGTCCCGAGCCAGCCGGGTGAGGCATGGACCGAGCCTGGCGCGCAGCCGCAGCCGCAGCCGCAGCCGCAGCCGCAGCCGCAGCAGTCCGGCGGTCCGGCGCCTTCCGTTGCGTACCCGTCAGGCCCCGTCCCGTCTGCCGCGCAGGAGCCCGGCGCCGGGGAGCGGCCCCGGCCCCTGCACGACCCTGATCCGTACAGCACTCCGCCCTACGGGGAACCGGGGCCCTGGGCGCCCGCGCCTCCCGTGCAGCACCCCGCGGCGACCCCGGCGCACGGCACCCAGCTTCCGCCGCCGCACGGCGGCACGCCTCCGCACGGCACCCCTGGGCCCACCCCCCACGTGTCGCAGCAGCCGCAGCCGCAGGCCCCACACGGTGTGACGCCTCCCGGGCCGCCCGGAGGGGCTCAGGGGGCGGCGCCTCGGCAGCCGTACGACCCCTGGAACGCTCCGCTTCAGCAGGTCGGCTCGCTGCCTCCGGAGACTCGGGAGAAGCGGGACAGGCGGGGGCGGCGCGTGCTGTTCATCGGCGTTGCCGTCATCGCCCTGCTCTCGGGGCTCATCGGCGGCGCCACCGGTGCGTACCTGGAGCGGAACGGCACAGGCGACGTCGAGCTGCGGCAGTCCGACGTGGAGTCCGCCGACCGGCCCAAGGGCAGCGTCGCAGGCATCGCCGCCTCGACTCTGCCCGGCGTCGTGACGCTGCACGTCAGCGGCGACTCCGCCCAGGGCACCGGCACCGGCTTCGTCCTCGACGGCAAGGGCCACATCCTCACCAACAACCACGTCGTGGAGCCCGCCGGCACCGGCGGCGAGGTCACCGTGACCTTCAGCGGCGGCGAGACCGCCAAGGCCGAGGTCATCGGCCGCGACTCCGGCTACGACCTCGCGGTCGTCAAGGTCAGCGGCGTCCGAGGCCTCAAGCCCCTGCCCCTCGGCAACTCCGAGAACGTCCAGGTCGGTGACGCCGTCGTGGCCATCGGCGCCCCCTTCGACCTGGAGAACACGGTCACCTCGGGGATCATCAGCGCCAAGGAGCGGCCCATCACCGCGGGCGGCGAGAAGGGTGACGGCAGCGACATCTCGTACGTGGACGCCCTGCAGACCGACGCTCCGATCAACCCCGGCAACTCCGGCGGCCCCCTCGTCGACTCCAAGGCCCGCGTCATCGGCATCAACAGCGCCATACGTTCCGCGGACGACAGCTCCGAGCCGGGCGGCGGCCAGGCGGGATCCATCGGACTCGGCTTCGCCATCCCGATCAACCAGGGCAAGCGCGTCGCCGAAGAGCTGATCAACTTCGGCAGGGCGACGCACCCGGTGATCGGTGTCACGCTCGACACGGAGTTCAACGGCGACGGCGCGCGCATAGCGGACAAGGGCCGGAACGGCGGCCCGTCGGTCAACAAGAACGGCCCCGGCGACAAGGCGGGCCTGAAGCCCGGTGACGTCATCACGGAGGTCGACGGCCGCGCCGTGCACTCCAGCGACGAACTGATCGTCAAGGTCCGCGCCCACCGTCCGAAGGACAGCCTGCGGCTGACCGTGGAGCGCGACGGCGCCGACCGCGAGGTGACCCTGGTCCTGGGGTCGGCGAGCAGCGGCTGAGCCCGGCCGCGGCTGAGCACGACCACGGCCGAGTACCGGTGGTGGCCGGGTAAAGGACTGACCACGAGTGATCCGGGTTGTCGTGCAGCGGCTACCGGACAGACATCAGCGGCGGGTACCGTGGGACGGTCCGACCCGGACGACGACCTGTTGCCGACGACCTGCTGCGGGCTGAGGACATCGCGGACATCGCGCAAGGAGCTCTAGGTGTTCAATGACATTGGCGCACTCGAGATAGTGACGCTGGTCGTCCTCGCCGTGCTCATCTTCGGTCCGGACAAGCTGCCGAAGGTCATCCAGGACATCTCCCGCACGATCCGCAAGATCCGCGAGTTCTCCGACAGTGCGAAAGCGGACATTCGCGAGGAGCTGGGCCCCGAGTTCAAGGACTTCGAGTTCGAGGACCTGAACCCCAAGAAGTTCATCCGCAAGCAGCTCGACAACGACGATCTCGGGCTCAAGGAGATCCGCAACGGCTTCGACCTGAAGAAGGAGATGAACGAGGTCGCGGACGCCGTGCACGGCCGCGACAGCGACTCCTCCGACACCGGCTCGACGGCCTCCGGCACCTCGTCCGGCGGAGCCCGCGTCGACATGCGGAAGACGTCCGCGGAGCCCCGGAAGCCGGTGGCCGACGACCGTCCGCCGTTCGACGCGGACGCCACCTGAGCCCTCGCCTGGACTGCCCCCGCCAACAGGTGTGGCTATCCTGCCTTGTTGTCCGGCGTGAGGACGCCCGAGGGGGGCGGGCCGCTCCGGACCGACGAGAGCGAGGAGGCGGCCGGGTACATGGAGACGACAAGTCGGGTGGGCGCGCAGGCGCCGACCGCGGAGGGCACCGCACCAGCGGTGTCGGCCGCCCGGCGCACGGTCGACGGCTACCTGCTGGCGCCCTTCCCCTGGTACGGCCTCGACGAGGCCTTCACGGGGCAGCGCTGGCTGATGCAGGTCGGCGCGACATCGGACGGTGCCGTGGAGCACGGTTCCATCGGACACGGTGACGAGCCGTCGGTCCTGGCCGAGGGCACCCTCGGCAACAGCGACAAGGAGCGCTTCGCGGTCGTGGTGACCGTAGCCGCCAACCCGGTGCGGCGCACCGCGGACGGCACGGGCGTCCTGGAGGCCACGTCGGTCTCCTCGGCGGCCTGGCTCGCCGGGGTCGGCCTGCTGAACTTCACCTGGCCCGGCCAGATGGACCACACCCTGCGCGACGACTGGCTCGACCAGCAGACGGAGACCGCGTGGGTCCTCGCCGACGACCTGGAGGGCTCCGACTGGTCGTCGCTGTCGCTGCCGGTCGACGGGGTGCCGACGCCCTTCCACTACCGCGAGTCCGAGTACGGCTGGATCCTCGCGGGCTCCACGAAGGAAGGCGTGCACCTGGGCGCGTACGGGCGCGGCATGAGCGCGTACGGTCTCGGCTTCTCCGTCATCCAGGACATCGGGTCGTACGCCTCGTAGGGCTGTCCGGACCCGCCGACGGGGGCGCCGCTCACACGGAGCGGCGCCCCCGTCGACGTATCGGAGGAGCAGGCCTCAGAACTTGTTGCGCGGCGTGATGCCCAGGGACATGCCCGACAGGCCGCGCTGGCGGCCGCCCAGCTTGCCCGCGATGGCGCGCAGCGCGGAGCCCGCGGGGGAGTCCGGGTCGGACAGGACGACGGGCTTGCCCTCGTCGCCGCCCTCGCGCAGCCGCACGTCGATCGGGATGGAGCCGAGGACCGGCACCTGCGCGCCCGTCGTCTTCGTGAGGCCCTCGGCGACCTTCTGGCCGCCGCCCGTGCCGAACACGTCGACCATCTCGTCGCAGTGCGGGCACGGCAGGCCCGACATGTTCTCGACGACGCCGACGATCTTCTGGTGGGTCTGGACGGCGATGGAACCGGCGCGCTCGGCGACCTCCGCGGCAGCCTGCTGCGGGGTGGTGACCACCAGGATCTCCGCGTTCGGGACGAGCTGCGCGACCGAGATCGCGATGTCGCCCGTACCCGGCGGCAGGTCGAGGAGCAGCACGTCCAGGTCGCCCCAGAAGACGTCCGCGAGGAACTGCTGGAGCGCGCGGTGCAGCATCGGCCCGCGCCACACGACCGGGGCGTTGCCCGGCGTGAACATGCCGATGGAGATGACCTTCACGCCGTTCGCCGACGGAGGCATGATCATGTTCTCGACCTGGGTGGGCTTGCCGTCGGCGCCCAGCATGCGGGGCACCGAGTGGCCGTAGATGTCCGCGTCGACGACGCCGACCTTCAGGCCGTCGGCGGCCATCGCGGCGGCGAGGTTCACCGTCACCGACGACTTGCCGACGCCGCCCTTGCCGGACGCGACCGCGTAGACCCGGGTCAGCGAGCCGGGTTTGGCGAACGGGACCTCGCGCTCGGCGGTGCCGCCGCGCAGCGCCGCCGCCAGCTCCTTGCGCTGCTCGTCCCCCATCACGTCCAGCGTCACGGTGACGTCAGTGACGCCCTCGACCGCCGCGACCGCGTCGGTCACGTTCTTGGTGATGGTCTCGCGCATCGGGCAGCCGGAGACCGTCAGGTACACGGTGACCGCCACTGCCCCCTCGGCGGAGATGTCCACCGATTTGACCATCCCCAGTTCGGTGATGGGTCGCTGGATCTCGGGGTCGTTCACCGTCGCCAGTGCCTCGCGCACCGCGTCTTCCGTAGCCATGAGACCGATAGTACGGCGCGGTAACCCCGGCCCGGGAAGGTATGTCAGCGGTCGCCTACATCACTCCCGCGCGAGCGCTCCGACGGGAATACGGCGCGCTGCTCCTCCAGCTCCTTGACCAGGTCCTGGAGCTCCGAGCGGATCCAGTCGCGGGTGGCGACCTCGCCGAGGCCCATGCGCAGCGAGGCGATCTCGCGGGTGAGGTACTCGGTGTCCGCGATGGACCGCTCGTTCTGCTTGCGGTCCTGTTCGAGGTTGACGCGGTCGCGGTCGTCCTGCCGGTTCTGCGCGAGGAGGATCAGCGGGGCGGCGTACGACGCCTGCAGGGACAGCATCAGCGTCAGGAAGATGAACGGATACTGGTCGAAGCGCAGGTGGTCGGGGGCGGCGATGTTCCACACCACCCACATGACGATCACGACCGTCATCCAGACGATGAACCTGCCGGTGCCGAGGAACCGCGCGATGCGCTCCGAGAGCCGTCCGAAGGCCTCCGGGTCGTAGTCCGGCAGGATCTTGTTGCGCGGGGGTCTGGGCTGGTCCAGCCGGAAGCGGGGATTCCGCTGCTCTGGACGGTTCTCGCGGTCGCGGTCAGCCGCCATGGCCCGCCCCTTCCTCCTCCAGGTGGAACTCCGTCTCGCGCCAGTCGTCCGGCAGCATGTGGTCCAGCACGTCGTCGACGGTGATCGCACCGAGCAGCGAGCCGCTCTCGTCGACGACGGGGGCGGCCACCATGTCATACGTCGCGAAGTACCCGGCGACCGCCGGCAGTGTCGTGGCGGGCGCGAGCGGCAGCAGGTCGTCGTCCAGGATGGAGCCGACCAGCGTGTACGGCGGATCGCGCAGCAGCCGCTGGAAGTGCACGGTGCCCAGGTACTTGCCCGTCGGCGTCTCGTCCGGCGGGCGGCACACGTACACCTGCGCGGCGAGCGCCGGGGAGAGGTCCTGCTGCCGCACCCGGGCGAGTGCGTCGGCGACCGTCGCGTCGGGCCGCAGCACGATCGGCTCGGTGGTCATCATGCCGCCGGCGGTCCGCTCCTCGTACGCCATGAGGCGCCGCACGTCCGCCGCGTCGGCGGGCTGCATCAGCGTCAGGAGCCGTTCCTTGTCCTCCTCGGGCAGCTCGGCCAGGAGGTCGGCCGCGTCGTCCGGGTCCATGGCCTCCAGGACGTCGGCGGCGCGCTCCTCCTTGAGCTTGCCGAGGATCTCGATCTGGTCGTCCTCGGGGAGCTCCTCGAGGACGTCGGCGAGCCGGTCGTCGTCGAGGGCGGCGGCCACCTCGGTCCGCCGCTTCGGGGAGAGGTGGTGCAGGACGTTCGCGAGGTCGGCGGGGCGCAGCTGCTCGAAGGTCGCCAGGAGGCTCTCCGCGCCCTGTCCGTGCTCCTCCAGGGAGAAGCCGTCCACGGCGGACCAGTCGACGGTCAGCGTCTCGCCCTTGCGCCGGAACGTGCCGGCCTTGCCCTTCCGTACGAAGACCCGGTCGATCTCCCAGTCACGGCGTGCGGGCAGCTGCTGAATCGATACGTCGAGGACGGTGACCTCGTCGCCCGTCTCCACGAGCCGCACCCGCCGGTCGAGCATCTCGCCGAGCACGAGCCGCTCGGTGGGCCGCTGCTCGAACCGCCGCACGTTCAGCACACCGGTGGTGATGACCTGGCCCGACTCGATGCCCGTGACGCGGGTCATCGGCAGGAAGATGCGGCG
This window encodes:
- a CDS encoding DUF3117 domain-containing protein gives rise to the protein MAAMKPRTGDGPLEVTKEGRGIVMRVPLEGGGRLVVELTPDEADALGDALKKVVG
- a CDS encoding trypsin-like peptidase domain-containing protein, translated to MDDGKPTKANWWSRPRPDTRGTSDDPAVQPPHPVDVPPDAPAPRDGTAEVPAQSDGTWAEPAHRTDLPSGQTQAPAAPAVPDRSAEVPSQPGEAWTEPGAQPQPQPQPQPQPQQSGGPAPSVAYPSGPVPSAAQEPGAGERPRPLHDPDPYSTPPYGEPGPWAPAPPVQHPAATPAHGTQLPPPHGGTPPHGTPGPTPHVSQQPQPQAPHGVTPPGPPGGAQGAAPRQPYDPWNAPLQQVGSLPPETREKRDRRGRRVLFIGVAVIALLSGLIGGATGAYLERNGTGDVELRQSDVESADRPKGSVAGIAASTLPGVVTLHVSGDSAQGTGTGFVLDGKGHILTNNHVVEPAGTGGEVTVTFSGGETAKAEVIGRDSGYDLAVVKVSGVRGLKPLPLGNSENVQVGDAVVAIGAPFDLENTVTSGIISAKERPITAGGEKGDGSDISYVDALQTDAPINPGNSGGPLVDSKARVIGINSAIRSADDSSEPGGGQAGSIGLGFAIPINQGKRVAEELINFGRATHPVIGVTLDTEFNGDGARIADKGRNGGPSVNKNGPGDKAGLKPGDVITEVDGRAVHSSDELIVKVRAHRPKDSLRLTVERDGADREVTLVLGSASSG
- a CDS encoding magnesium transporter MgtE N-terminal domain-containing protein — encoded protein: MAAGAPRVFVSHLSGTPVFDPNGDQVGRVRDLVAMLRVSRRPPRLLGLVVELATRRRIFLPMTRVTGIESGQVITTGVLNVRRFEQRPTERLVLGEMLDRRVRLVETGDEVTVLDVSIQQLPARRDWEIDRVFVRKGKAGTFRRKGETLTVDWSAVDGFSLEEHGQGAESLLATFEQLRPADLANVLHHLSPKRRTEVAAALDDDRLADVLEELPEDDQIEILGKLKEERAADVLEAMDPDDAADLLAELPEEDKERLLTLMQPADAADVRRLMAYEERTAGGMMTTEPIVLRPDATVADALARVRQQDLSPALAAQVYVCRPPDETPTGKYLGTVHFQRLLRDPPYTLVGSILDDDLLPLAPATTLPAVAGYFATYDMVAAPVVDESGSLLGAITVDDVLDHMLPDDWRETEFHLEEEGAGHGG
- a CDS encoding Mrp/NBP35 family ATP-binding protein, with amino-acid sequence MATEDAVREALATVNDPEIQRPITELGMVKSVDISAEGAVAVTVYLTVSGCPMRETITKNVTDAVAAVEGVTDVTVTLDVMGDEQRKELAAALRGGTAEREVPFAKPGSLTRVYAVASGKGGVGKSSVTVNLAAAMAADGLKVGVVDADIYGHSVPRMLGADGKPTQVENMIMPPSANGVKVISIGMFTPGNAPVVWRGPMLHRALQQFLADVFWGDLDVLLLDLPPGTGDIAISVAQLVPNAEILVVTTPQQAAAEVAERAGSIAVQTHQKIVGVVENMSGLPCPHCDEMVDVFGTGGGQKVAEGLTKTTGAQVPVLGSIPIDVRLREGGDEGKPVVLSDPDSPAGSALRAIAGKLGGRQRGLSGMSLGITPRNKF
- the sigE gene encoding RNA polymerase sigma factor SigE; the encoded protein is MVGAPLDTTRADRGGAAASANRGGVLRRFLGLAGEPKSVTDTADRIRANDSAQTATFAADAESQAWTPPTWEEIVSTHSGRVYRLAYRLTGNQHDAEDLTQEVFVRVFRSLSTYTPGTFEGWLHRITTNLFLDMVRRKQRIRFDALGDDAAERLPSREPSPQQVFNDTHFDADVQQALDTLAPEFRAAVVLCDIEGLSYEEIAATLGVKLGTVRSRIHRGRSQLRKALQHRSPEARAERRSLAVTGAVALGGGGATA
- a CDS encoding enoyl-CoA hydratase/isomerase family protein, with the translated sequence MADSVLYEVHDGLATITINRPEAMNAMNTEAKVALREAVLAAAADETVRAVLLTATGRAFCVGQDLKEHIGSLAADREAGTGQTMSTVREHYNPIVRALTGMRKPVVAGVNGVAAGAGLGFALAADYRVVADTAKFNTSFAGVALTADSGVSWTLPRVIGPGRAADLLLFPRNIDAREAYELGIANKIVPAADLAAEAAQVARALADGPTLAYAALKESLAYAAGHSLDEALDKEDELQGKAGASEDHAIAVQAFVAKEKPKYLGR
- a CDS encoding anti-sigma factor family protein: MSGSRSNPAERHVAEAEQHLGDRLAALVDGELGHDARERVLAHLATCPMCKTEADAQRRLKSVFAQAAPPPPTESFLARLQGLPGLPGGGSGPPGGPDADDGFATGATDSAGLPRNGIFGVSTEPFVEYVPAGAHAAVLPSEQRGFRIHDVARRSEAERPAWRGRRFAFAAAGAVSMAAIALGGVTVGVPTDSSGDTRAGGSGSNVTPQRSQGSGTAATPDSVRRRGAGNPLSVQGQRPGALSAPVAPTEVTGPLLPGAPSQPFRSHAPVYELTTPMLAGAAAISPLIRPAPPGRHTSALPGIKLPRASDAVVPGDADPVRAGAAAQGTGPLKGTSQVH
- a CDS encoding DUF1003 domain-containing protein, producing the protein MAADRDRENRPEQRNPRFRLDQPRPPRNKILPDYDPEAFGRLSERIARFLGTGRFIVWMTVVIVMWVVWNIAAPDHLRFDQYPFIFLTLMLSLQASYAAPLILLAQNRQDDRDRVNLEQDRKQNERSIADTEYLTREIASLRMGLGEVATRDWIRSELQDLVKELEEQRAVFPSERSRGSDVGDR
- a CDS encoding sec-independent translocase: MFNDIGALEIVTLVVLAVLIFGPDKLPKVIQDISRTIRKIREFSDSAKADIREELGPEFKDFEFEDLNPKKFIRKQLDNDDLGLKEIRNGFDLKKEMNEVADAVHGRDSDSSDTGSTASGTSSGGARVDMRKTSAEPRKPVADDRPPFDADAT
- a CDS encoding O-methyltransferase, giving the protein MCGFPRPTDTVTARQPRGQERAITGNRQTGWAFADAFVAEDEALRWARDRAREAGLPSVSPGTGAALRMLAATADAKAVAEIGTGTGVSGIHLLHGMRPDGVLTTVDPEPDRQQFARQAFRAAGFAGNRARFIPGRALDVLPRLADGGYDLVFCDGDRLESLEYLAESLRLLRPGGLVCFEGVFADGRTVDSGPQPVEVLHLRDLLRTVRESPDLVPSLLPVGDGLLCAVKR